Proteins co-encoded in one Aquincola tertiaricarbonis genomic window:
- the pal gene encoding peptidoglycan-associated lipoprotein Pal, whose amino-acid sequence MTSLRLSLSAVAIAAVLAGCGSNVKLDENAGNAPVESRNPAGNAGGATGGAGQSGVATVDLGASRNNAGSNLPRVVYFDFDSFTVKDEYRNVIEANAKALTADRNKRVAVEGHTDERGGSEYNLALGQKRAEAVARALTLLGANAAQVEATSFGKERPAVQGSDEAAYAQNRRAEIKDK is encoded by the coding sequence ATGACTTCTCTGCGTCTCTCCCTCAGTGCCGTGGCCATCGCCGCCGTGCTGGCCGGCTGCGGCTCCAACGTCAAGCTCGACGAGAACGCCGGCAATGCGCCGGTCGAATCGCGCAACCCCGCGGGCAATGCCGGCGGCGCCACCGGCGGTGCCGGCCAGTCGGGCGTGGCCACCGTCGACCTGGGCGCCTCGCGCAACAACGCCGGCAGCAACCTGCCGCGCGTCGTGTACTTCGACTTCGACAGCTTCACCGTCAAGGACGAGTACCGCAACGTGATCGAGGCCAATGCCAAGGCCCTGACCGCCGACCGCAACAAGCGCGTGGCCGTGGAAGGCCACACCGACGAGCGCGGCGGCAGCGAATACAACCTGGCTCTGGGCCAGAAGCGCGCCGAGGCCGTGGCCCGTGCGCTGACGCTGCTGGGCGCCAACGCCGCGCAGGTGGAAGCCACCAGCTTCGGCAAGGAACGCCCGGCGGTGCAGGGCAGCGACGAGGCCGCCTACGCGCAGAACCGCCGCGCCGAGATCAAGGACAAGTGA
- a CDS encoding tRNA threonylcarbamoyladenosine dehydratase: protein MQADDADLERRFGGLRRLYGDAGYARVRGARVAVVGLGGVGSWAAEALARSGVATLVLIDLDHVSESNVNRQIQALGSTLGMSKAEALKARIADIHPGCEVVCIEEFVEPANWPALLPVPVHALIDGCDQVRAKAVLAEWALRERLPLVTVGAAGGKQLAQRVEVDDLAATTHDPLLASLRQRLRKAGAAPRQGAIGVRCVFSREPVRAPDGQCDVDGTLNCHGYGSTVTVTATFGLVAAGETIQQLISQKPLAKAETHAIVRGSADEFITQLGC from the coding sequence ATGCAGGCAGACGACGCCGACCTGGAACGCCGCTTTGGTGGCCTGCGACGCCTGTATGGCGACGCGGGCTATGCGCGCGTGCGCGGCGCCCGGGTGGCCGTGGTGGGCCTGGGCGGCGTGGGCTCCTGGGCGGCCGAGGCGCTGGCGCGCAGCGGCGTCGCCACGCTGGTGCTGATCGACCTGGACCACGTGAGTGAGTCCAACGTCAACCGGCAGATCCAGGCGCTGGGCAGCACGCTGGGCATGTCGAAAGCCGAAGCCTTGAAGGCCCGCATCGCCGACATCCACCCGGGCTGCGAAGTCGTCTGCATCGAAGAGTTCGTCGAGCCCGCCAACTGGCCGGCCCTGCTGCCGGTGCCGGTGCATGCGCTGATTGATGGCTGCGACCAGGTGCGCGCCAAGGCCGTGCTGGCCGAATGGGCGCTGCGCGAGCGGCTGCCGCTGGTGACCGTGGGTGCCGCCGGCGGCAAGCAGCTGGCGCAGCGGGTGGAAGTGGACGACCTGGCCGCCACCACGCACGACCCCCTGCTGGCTTCATTGCGGCAACGCCTGCGCAAGGCAGGGGCGGCGCCGCGGCAGGGCGCCATCGGCGTGCGCTGCGTGTTCTCGCGCGAGCCGGTGCGCGCGCCCGACGGCCAGTGCGACGTCGACGGCACGCTCAACTGCCATGGCTACGGTTCCACCGTCACTGTCACGGCCACGTTCGGCCTGGTGGCGGCCGGTGAAACAATTCAGCAGCTGATTTCTCAAAAACCGCTTGCCAAAGCCGAAACGCATGCTATAGTGCGTGGCTCTGCAGACGAGTTCATTACTCAGTTGGGTTGTTAG
- the ybgF gene encoding tol-pal system protein YbgF, whose product MRRTLIAAALAALAFSANAALFEDEDARRAILDLRAKQEASDKQAKESQAALSATIGQLRSSLLDLSNQISGLNGEIARLRGQQEQLQRDVAELQRQQKDMAQGVDERMRKLEPQKVNVDGKEFLADPEETRQYDAAIKVLRSGDFAGAANALGAFVRTFPSSGYGDSARFWLANAQYGKRDYKEAIAGFRSFLQAAPTHPKAPEALLAMANTQVEMKDSKAARATLNELLKNYPQSEAAVAAKDRLASLR is encoded by the coding sequence ATGCGCCGCACGCTGATCGCGGCGGCACTGGCGGCGCTGGCCTTCAGCGCCAACGCCGCCTTGTTCGAGGACGAGGATGCGCGCCGCGCCATCCTCGACCTGCGCGCCAAGCAGGAAGCCAGCGACAAGCAGGCCAAGGAATCGCAGGCGGCCCTGAGCGCCACCATCGGCCAGCTGCGCAGCAGCCTGCTCGACCTGAGCAACCAGATCTCCGGCCTCAACGGCGAGATTGCCCGCCTGCGTGGCCAGCAGGAGCAGCTGCAGCGCGACGTGGCCGAGCTGCAGCGCCAGCAGAAGGACATGGCGCAGGGCGTGGACGAGCGCATGCGCAAGCTCGAGCCGCAGAAGGTCAACGTGGACGGCAAGGAATTCCTGGCCGACCCCGAGGAGACGCGCCAGTACGACGCCGCCATCAAGGTGCTGCGCAGCGGCGACTTCGCCGGTGCCGCCAACGCGCTGGGCGCCTTCGTGCGCACCTTCCCGTCCAGCGGCTATGGCGACAGCGCGCGCTTCTGGCTGGCCAATGCCCAGTACGGCAAGCGCGACTACAAGGAAGCCATCGCCGGCTTCCGCAGCTTCCTGCAGGCCGCACCCACCCACCCGAAGGCGCCCGAGGCGCTGCTGGCCATGGCCAACACGCAGGTGGAAATGAAGGACAGCAAGGCCGCCCGCGCCACGCTGAACGAGCTGCTGAAGAACTACCCGCAATCCGAAGCCGCCGTGGCGGCCAAGGACCGGCTGGCTTCGCTCCGGTAA